One Primulina huaijiensis isolate GDHJ02 chromosome 5, ASM1229523v2, whole genome shotgun sequence DNA segment encodes these proteins:
- the LOC140976422 gene encoding NAP1-related protein 2-like isoform X1: MGVDKGKKQKSVQVEEENNGAEHVDGDLVLSIEKLQEIQDELEKINEEASEKVLEVEQQYNEIRKPVYDKRNDLIKSIPDFWLTAFLSHPALSELLTEEDQKIFKYLNNLEVEDFKDVKSGYSITFNFKPNPYFEDSKLTKTVTFLEEGTTITATSIKWKEGMGIPNGVAEDKKGNKRSHTEESFFTWFNDTQHKGDLVEIHDEQVAEIIKDDLWPNPLTYFNNEADEEEFEMDDDDEGKGSEESEEGDDDDGEQDDDDDDEAED, encoded by the exons ATGGGGGTAGACAAGGGGAAGAAGCAGAAATCGGTGCAAGTAGAGGAAGAAAACAACGGCGCTGAGCACGTTGACGGAGACCTGGTTCTTTCTATTGAGAAGCTTCAGGAAATTCAGGACGAGCTTGAAAAA ATCAATGAAGAAGCAAGTGAAAAAGTCTTGGAAGTGGAACAGCAGTACAATGAGATACGTAAGCCTGTCTATGATAAGAGAAATGACCTCATAAAATCAATTCCTGATTTTTGGTTGACTGCG TTTCTAAGTCACCCCGCCCTCAGTGAACTTTTGACTGAAGAAGACCAGAAG ATATTCAAGTACTTGAATAACCTTGAAGTGGAAGATTTCAAAGATGTTAAATCTGGATACTCGATTACATTT AATTTCAAACCCAATCCATATTTTGAAGATTCTAAGCTCACAAAGACTGTTACCTTCCTTGAGGAGGGAACAACCATCACTGCCACATCAATAAAGTGGAAAGAAGGCATG GGAATTCCTAACGGTGTTGCTGAAGATAAGAAAGGAAACAAGCGATCTCATACCGAGGAAAG CTTCTTTACATGGTTCAACGACACCCAACATAAAGGGGATTTGGTTGAAATTCACGATGA GCAGGTTGCTGAAATCATCAAGGATGATTTGTGGCCAAATCCTCTCACATATTTTAACAAT GAGGCTGATGAAGAGGAATTTGAGATGGACGACGATGACGAG GGAAAAGGTAGTGAAGAATCTGAAGAAGGTGATGACGATGATGGCGAACAAGATGATGATGACGACGACGAAGCTGAAGATTGA
- the LOC140976422 gene encoding NAP1-related protein 2-like isoform X2 produces MGVDKGKKQKSVQVEEENNGAEHVDGDLVLSIEKLQEIQDELEKINEEASEKVLEVEQQYNEIRKPVYDKRNDLIKSIPDFWLTAFLSHPALSELLTEEDQKIFKYLNNLEVEDFKDVKSGYSITFNFKPNPYFEDSKLTKTVTFLEEGTTITATSIKWKEGMGIPNGVAEDKKGNKRSHTEESFFTWFNDTQHKGDLVEIHDEVAEIIKDDLWPNPLTYFNNEADEEEFEMDDDDEGKGSEESEEGDDDDGEQDDDDDDEAED; encoded by the exons ATGGGGGTAGACAAGGGGAAGAAGCAGAAATCGGTGCAAGTAGAGGAAGAAAACAACGGCGCTGAGCACGTTGACGGAGACCTGGTTCTTTCTATTGAGAAGCTTCAGGAAATTCAGGACGAGCTTGAAAAA ATCAATGAAGAAGCAAGTGAAAAAGTCTTGGAAGTGGAACAGCAGTACAATGAGATACGTAAGCCTGTCTATGATAAGAGAAATGACCTCATAAAATCAATTCCTGATTTTTGGTTGACTGCG TTTCTAAGTCACCCCGCCCTCAGTGAACTTTTGACTGAAGAAGACCAGAAG ATATTCAAGTACTTGAATAACCTTGAAGTGGAAGATTTCAAAGATGTTAAATCTGGATACTCGATTACATTT AATTTCAAACCCAATCCATATTTTGAAGATTCTAAGCTCACAAAGACTGTTACCTTCCTTGAGGAGGGAACAACCATCACTGCCACATCAATAAAGTGGAAAGAAGGCATG GGAATTCCTAACGGTGTTGCTGAAGATAAGAAAGGAAACAAGCGATCTCATACCGAGGAAAG CTTCTTTACATGGTTCAACGACACCCAACATAAAGGGGATTTGGTTGAAATTCACGATGAG GTTGCTGAAATCATCAAGGATGATTTGTGGCCAAATCCTCTCACATATTTTAACAAT GAGGCTGATGAAGAGGAATTTGAGATGGACGACGATGACGAG GGAAAAGGTAGTGAAGAATCTGAAGAAGGTGATGACGATGATGGCGAACAAGATGATGATGACGACGACGAAGCTGAAGATTGA